One window of Paenibacillus albicereus genomic DNA carries:
- a CDS encoding DUF5665 domain-containing protein codes for MGEDHRRNKASEQERISLLQDRLEKIAADLERSQMAEYVDLLNRPWKLIRRNLVAGVSRGVGYAIGIAFFTTAILYLLQALGQLNLPIIGDYIADLVRIVQIQLEGKQY; via the coding sequence ATGGGCGAAGACCATCGGAGGAACAAAGCGAGCGAGCAGGAGCGGATCAGCCTGCTTCAAGACCGTCTGGAGAAAATCGCCGCCGATCTGGAGCGGTCCCAGATGGCGGAGTACGTCGACCTGCTCAACCGGCCCTGGAAGCTGATCCGGCGGAATCTGGTCGCGGGCGTCTCGCGGGGCGTCGGCTACGCGATCGGCATCGCGTTCTTCACGACGGCGATCCTCTACCTGCTGCAGGCGCTCGGACAGCTCAACCTGCCGATCATCGGCGACTACATCGCCGACCTCGTGCGCATCGTGCAGATCCAGCTGGAGGGCAAGCAGTATTGA
- the ileS gene encoding isoleucine--tRNA ligase: MQKVDVKEKARARELRVLDKWRTEDTFKASIENRAGKPNFVFYEGPPTANGKPHIGHVLGRVIKDFIGRYKTMSGYRVVRKAGWDTHGLPVELGVEKELGISGKQEIENYGVEAFVKKCKASVFEYERQWRELTEAIGYWTDMDDPYVTLKNSYIESVWHILSTIHQKGLLYRGHRVSPYCPCCQTTLSSHEVAQGYEDVKDLSATVKFPLENGEGHLLAWTTTPWTLPANTAIAVNPELTYVKAKKDGEVYFVAEALVDSVFKGDDKPELVGSVKGAELVGLAYRAPFNYVPVDKGHIVVGADFVSDASGTGMVHISPAHGDDDYKAARKHGISLLAVVNSQGRYIDEVTDLAGRFVKDGEVDIEIVKMLSEKGLLFSKEKYEHSYPFCWRCKSPLLYYATESWFIETTAVKDQLIANNSGVDWYPGHIREGRFGKFLEDLVDWNISRNRYWGTPLNVWVCEATGKEYAPSSLADLRERSVTELPEDFELHKPYVDEVKLRSPFAEGALMTRTPEVIDVWFDSGSMPFAQQHYPFENEDRFSEQYPADIICEGIDQTRGWFYSLLAVSTLYNGQAPYKAVISTGHVLDENGQKMSKSKGNVIDPWEIIDEYGTDAFRWSLLADSAPWNSKKFSRGIVGEAKSKVIDTIVNTHAFFALYAGIDGFDPAQHQGRASAAKLDRWIVSRLNTLVRTVVTGLESWDFLNSAKAIEAFVDELSNWYIRRSRDRFWGSGLTDDKLDAYATLRDVLLTLSRLIAPYAPLLAEDVYGNLGGKGSVHLADYPAADESAIDAELERDMETARTIVELARNVRNETGIKTRQPLSELIVSLSGEFALADYEEIIKDEINVKAIRVEDSDSGFVDFSLKLNLKVAGKKFGKNVGPIQGYLKGLNADGARAIVTGGSFAFTSPDGEDVTVALDELLVEKQAKSGFASASGGGVTVALNTDITPELEREGLVREVIRAVQDTRKKLDLPIEKRIDLVLDADDALTAALQENDQLLQSSVLLSSLSYGREDGMERVQLGERSLGLLIRG; this comes from the coding sequence ATGCAAAAAGTGGACGTGAAAGAAAAAGCCCGCGCGCGCGAGCTGCGCGTGCTGGACAAGTGGAGGACGGAGGACACGTTCAAGGCTTCCATCGAGAACCGCGCCGGCAAGCCGAACTTCGTGTTCTACGAAGGACCGCCGACGGCGAACGGCAAGCCGCATATCGGGCATGTGCTCGGGCGCGTCATCAAGGACTTCATCGGTCGCTACAAGACGATGTCCGGCTACCGCGTCGTCCGCAAGGCGGGCTGGGATACGCATGGCCTGCCGGTCGAGCTCGGCGTGGAAAAGGAGCTCGGCATCTCGGGCAAGCAGGAGATCGAGAACTACGGCGTCGAGGCGTTCGTCAAGAAGTGCAAGGCGAGCGTGTTCGAATACGAGCGTCAGTGGCGCGAGCTGACCGAGGCGATCGGCTACTGGACCGACATGGACGATCCGTACGTCACGCTCAAGAACAGCTACATCGAAAGCGTCTGGCACATCCTGTCCACGATTCACCAGAAAGGGCTGCTGTACCGCGGCCACCGCGTCAGCCCGTACTGCCCGTGCTGCCAGACGACGCTCAGCTCCCATGAGGTCGCCCAAGGCTACGAGGACGTCAAGGATCTCAGCGCCACGGTCAAGTTCCCGCTGGAGAACGGCGAAGGCCATCTGCTCGCCTGGACGACGACGCCGTGGACGCTGCCGGCCAATACCGCGATTGCGGTCAATCCGGAGCTCACTTATGTCAAGGCGAAGAAGGACGGCGAAGTGTACTTCGTCGCCGAAGCGCTCGTAGACAGCGTGTTCAAGGGTGACGACAAGCCGGAACTCGTCGGCAGCGTGAAGGGGGCCGAGCTCGTCGGCCTCGCCTACCGCGCTCCGTTCAACTACGTTCCGGTCGACAAAGGCCATATCGTCGTCGGCGCGGACTTCGTCAGCGACGCGAGCGGCACGGGCATGGTCCACATCTCCCCGGCGCACGGGGACGACGACTACAAGGCCGCGCGCAAGCACGGCATCAGCCTGCTCGCCGTCGTGAACAGCCAGGGACGCTACATCGACGAGGTGACGGATCTGGCCGGGCGCTTCGTCAAGGACGGCGAGGTCGACATCGAGATCGTCAAGATGCTGAGCGAAAAAGGGCTGCTCTTCTCCAAAGAGAAGTATGAGCACAGCTACCCGTTCTGCTGGCGCTGCAAGTCGCCGCTCCTCTACTACGCGACGGAGAGCTGGTTCATCGAGACGACCGCCGTCAAGGACCAGCTGATCGCGAACAACAGCGGCGTCGACTGGTACCCGGGCCATATCCGCGAGGGCCGCTTCGGCAAGTTCCTGGAGGATCTCGTCGACTGGAACATCAGCCGCAACCGCTATTGGGGTACGCCGCTGAACGTATGGGTGTGCGAGGCGACGGGCAAGGAGTACGCGCCGTCCAGCCTGGCCGACCTGCGCGAGCGCTCCGTGACGGAGCTGCCGGAGGACTTCGAGCTGCACAAGCCGTATGTCGACGAAGTGAAGCTGCGCAGCCCGTTCGCCGAAGGCGCGCTCATGACGCGGACGCCGGAAGTCATCGACGTCTGGTTCGACAGCGGCTCGATGCCGTTCGCGCAGCAGCACTATCCGTTCGAGAATGAAGACCGCTTCTCCGAGCAGTACCCGGCCGACATCATTTGCGAGGGCATCGACCAGACGCGCGGCTGGTTCTACAGCCTGCTGGCGGTATCGACGCTGTACAACGGCCAGGCGCCGTACAAGGCCGTCATCTCGACCGGGCACGTGCTGGACGAGAACGGCCAGAAGATGAGCAAGTCGAAGGGCAACGTCATCGATCCTTGGGAAATCATCGACGAGTACGGCACGGACGCGTTCCGTTGGTCGCTGCTGGCGGACAGCGCGCCGTGGAACAGCAAGAAGTTCTCGCGCGGCATCGTCGGCGAGGCGAAGTCCAAGGTCATCGACACGATCGTGAACACGCATGCGTTCTTCGCGCTGTACGCGGGCATCGACGGGTTCGACCCGGCTCAGCATCAGGGGCGCGCTTCCGCAGCCAAGCTGGACCGCTGGATCGTCTCCCGCCTCAACACCTTGGTGCGCACGGTCGTGACCGGCCTGGAGAGCTGGGACTTCCTCAACTCGGCCAAAGCGATCGAGGCGTTCGTCGACGAGCTGAGCAACTGGTACATCCGCCGTTCGCGCGACCGCTTCTGGGGCAGCGGCCTGACGGACGACAAGCTGGACGCCTACGCGACGCTGCGCGACGTGCTGCTGACGCTCTCCCGCCTCATCGCGCCTTATGCGCCGCTGCTCGCGGAGGACGTCTACGGCAACCTGGGCGGCAAAGGGAGCGTGCATCTCGCCGATTATCCGGCGGCCGACGAATCGGCCATCGACGCCGAGCTCGAGCGCGACATGGAGACGGCCCGCACGATCGTCGAGCTGGCGCGCAACGTGCGCAACGAGACCGGCATCAAGACGCGCCAGCCGCTGTCCGAGCTGATCGTTTCGCTGAGCGGCGAATTCGCGCTCGCCGACTATGAGGAGATCATCAAGGACGAGATCAACGTCAAGGCGATCCGCGTCGAGGACAGCGACAGCGGCTTCGTCGACTTCTCCCTCAAGCTGAACCTCAAGGTCGCGGGCAAGAAGTTCGGCAAGAACGTCGGTCCGATCCAGGGCTATCTCAAAGGACTGAACGCGGACGGCGCGCGCGCGATCGTGACGGGCGGCAGCTTCGCCTTCACGTCGCCGGACGGCGAGGACGTGACGGTGGCGCTCGACGAGCTGCTTGTGGAGAAGCAGGCCAAGTCGGGCTTCGCCTCCGCATCCGGCGGCGGCGTGACCGTGGCGCTCAATACCGACATCACGCCGGAGCTCGAGCGGGAAGGCCTGGTGCGCGAAGTCATCCGCGCCGTGCAGGATACCCGCAAGAAGCTCGACCTGCCGATCGAGAAGCGGATCGATCTCGTGCTCGACGCCGACGACGCATTGACCGCGGCGCTGCAGGAGAACGACCAGCTGCTCCAGAGCAGCGTGCTGTTGAGCAGCCTCAGCTACGGACGCGAGGACGGCATGGAGCGCGTGCAGCTCGGCGAGCGCTCGCTCGGCCTGCTGATCCGCGGCTGA